The following proteins are co-located in the Polystyrenella longa genome:
- a CDS encoding ATP-dependent helicase, whose amino-acid sequence MERLTESQQTAVEHQFGPLLVLAGPGSGKTRVITHRIARLVDRGVDPRRILAITFTNKAAREMSDRVRRLVPGRQMWISTFHKFCAYLLRRNARMIGLKSNFTIFSTSDQKSVLKQVLNDLDIDPVHYPPGNILNQISKAKNDLVSANQFARNFNESTGDHYQAVVARAFPEYQKLLLRSNAVDFDDLLMHVVQLLAENNELRAQIDEHYQYTLVDEYQDTNLAQYQLIRMLSHDQQNICATGDPDQSIYGWRGARIDNILRFERDYPESQLVRLQDNFRSTKSILKAADELIAHNVQRKPKELFTNNDVGKPVELHTYTDGREEADMVAASIKQLAESEGVNWSDVAIFYRVNALSRELELALTRWQIPYQVAAGVAFYERAEIKDMLSYLRLICNPDDYAAFARIVNRPTRGIGKQTQNKLRRWAAQNRWTMTEAIHHVEEHPTLNKRAKFALKKFGELMDHFSLADSGSMEQLLRSVIDRIGYLKGMKFTEADYEQTSNIEELLTVARQYDKENPDDPTLEGFLESTSLASDLDAIDSEAGQVTLMTMHAAKGLEFPHVFIIGVEQNLIPHERALKTNDASEYEEERRLLFVGITRAERGLVLTQTRQRAFRGKTLHTIPSDFVREMSLEQLNMASGFGTSTSSQYDRDWSRPKEPAHDWNELSQEITVDNLHLLGDKLDALKANQPSDLNSSSAEEPPLDPGSFHFDVGMQVRHPRYGRGKIVHVSGPTSKATVTVDFVSGEVGKTFRADRCPLQPIGMR is encoded by the coding sequence ATGGAGCGACTCACAGAATCACAACAAACCGCCGTCGAACATCAGTTTGGGCCTCTGCTCGTACTGGCTGGTCCCGGTTCAGGAAAAACTCGCGTGATCACCCATCGCATCGCCCGATTGGTCGACCGCGGAGTCGATCCGCGACGGATTCTGGCGATCACCTTCACCAACAAAGCGGCCCGCGAAATGTCCGACCGGGTTCGTCGACTGGTTCCCGGTCGGCAAATGTGGATCAGCACCTTTCACAAATTCTGCGCCTACCTGCTCCGCCGCAACGCCCGCATGATTGGTTTGAAGTCGAACTTTACTATCTTCAGCACGTCCGATCAGAAATCGGTCCTCAAACAGGTCCTGAACGATCTCGATATCGACCCCGTCCATTACCCGCCGGGGAACATTCTAAACCAGATCAGTAAGGCGAAGAACGATCTCGTTTCGGCAAATCAGTTCGCTCGAAATTTCAACGAAAGCACGGGCGACCATTATCAGGCGGTCGTCGCGCGGGCCTTCCCCGAATACCAGAAGCTGCTGCTCCGTTCCAATGCCGTCGATTTCGATGACCTGTTAATGCACGTCGTCCAACTATTGGCCGAGAACAACGAACTCCGCGCCCAAATCGACGAGCATTATCAATACACGCTGGTCGACGAATACCAGGACACCAACCTGGCCCAGTACCAGTTGATCCGCATGCTGTCCCATGATCAACAGAACATCTGTGCCACGGGCGACCCGGACCAGTCGATCTATGGTTGGCGTGGCGCCCGCATCGATAATATCCTCCGCTTTGAACGAGACTATCCTGAATCGCAACTCGTTCGTCTGCAGGACAACTTCCGCAGTACTAAATCGATTCTAAAAGCGGCCGATGAATTAATCGCCCACAATGTCCAACGTAAACCCAAGGAACTGTTCACCAACAACGATGTCGGTAAACCGGTCGAACTTCACACCTATACCGATGGGCGAGAAGAAGCGGACATGGTTGCCGCGTCGATCAAACAACTGGCAGAAAGCGAAGGGGTCAACTGGTCGGACGTCGCCATTTTTTATCGGGTGAACGCGCTCTCACGGGAGCTTGAACTCGCGTTGACGCGTTGGCAAATCCCCTACCAGGTTGCCGCAGGGGTCGCTTTCTACGAGCGGGCAGAAATCAAAGACATGCTGTCGTATCTCCGTCTGATTTGTAATCCAGACGACTACGCCGCTTTCGCCCGAATCGTAAATCGCCCGACACGCGGTATTGGTAAACAGACACAGAACAAACTTCGCCGGTGGGCAGCACAGAACCGGTGGACCATGACAGAAGCGATCCACCATGTCGAAGAGCATCCGACCTTGAACAAGAGGGCGAAGTTCGCGCTTAAAAAATTCGGCGAATTGATGGATCACTTCTCTCTGGCCGACTCCGGTTCAATGGAACAATTACTTCGCTCCGTGATCGATCGCATCGGTTACTTGAAAGGGATGAAGTTTACGGAAGCGGATTACGAACAGACATCGAACATCGAAGAGCTCCTGACCGTCGCCCGACAGTACGACAAAGAAAACCCGGACGATCCGACTCTCGAAGGATTTCTCGAATCGACCTCACTTGCCTCCGATCTCGATGCCATCGATTCCGAGGCAGGACAGGTCACGTTGATGACCATGCATGCGGCCAAAGGCCTGGAGTTTCCTCACGTTTTTATCATTGGAGTCGAGCAGAATCTGATCCCGCACGAGCGGGCACTCAAAACCAACGACGCCAGCGAATACGAAGAAGAACGCCGTTTGCTCTTTGTCGGTATCACCCGCGCCGAACGTGGCCTCGTCCTGACACAAACGCGCCAACGTGCTTTCCGTGGGAAAACACTGCATACGATCCCATCCGATTTTGTGCGGGAGATGTCGCTCGAACAACTGAATATGGCCTCCGGCTTTGGGACGTCCACCTCGTCACAATACGATCGGGACTGGAGTCGCCCTAAAGAACCCGCACACGACTGGAACGAACTCTCTCAGGAAATCACCGTCGACAATCTGCATCTGCTGGGAGACAAACTGGACGCTTTAAAAGCAAATCAACCGAGTGACTTGAACAGTTCCTCTGCGGAAGAGCCCCCACTCGATCCGGGAAGTTTTCATTTCGATGTCGGTATGCAGGTCCGTCATCCCCGCTACGGTCGCGGCAAAATCGTCCACGTCTCCGGTCCAACTTCCAAAGCGACCGTGACCGTCGACTTCGTCAGCGGAGAAGTCGGCAAAACCTTCCGAGCCGATCGCTGCCCCCTGCAACCCATCGGCATGCGATGA
- a CDS encoding PTS sugar transporter subunit IIA codes for MTRRMMMELMQQIIDDKLFLLDLDARDMKSVLEQTVQYIVDHDHVEEAHQTALLESLMERERIRSTAIGHAVAVPHAYLEGVPRPMVVFVRLKHSLNLGAPDRIPTRFVCVLLGPPNAVQEHLDALTLIAQLMSDDEFRYEAGAALNEQQLADAFQHFVLRNSPEASAQAKIPEGMHFSGKFLGGIIQDVQRRVPHYVSDFVDGLNAKTIASSVFLFFACLAPAITFGGIMGQQTDGSIGAVEMLVATAACGVIYALIGGQPMTILGGIGPMLVFTKILYDLCQSWDVQFLSAYAWVGFWTAGFLFLFAVTEASCLMRFFTRFTDEIFAALMSLIFIYESVRNLLAIFNEGFENGGRSHDTSFLSLLLALGTFYIAMSLMRMRRSRYLVPYIREFLADFGPAIAMGIMIAIAWMWSGEVELHKLTAPAGFNTTSGRSWLVNPFDTPGWLRMAAAGPALLAALLIALSQNITSRLLNSPDLKMKKGSAYHYDLLLIGLMVGVCSLFGLPWLVAATVRSLAHVRALATVEEVVSPNAETKEQVIHVNENRLTGLVIHVFIGFSILLLPYLQITPLSVLYGLFLYMGVVSLFGNQFFERLGLLVMDSNLYPQTHYMRRVPPRTIHRFTIIQLACLTVLCLVNLSDKQYLKILFPLFIALLVPVRLLMNKLFQRDHLLALDADEEPKEEEMQWAG; via the coding sequence ATGACCAGGAGGATGATGATGGAATTGATGCAGCAAATTATTGACGACAAGCTTTTCCTGCTTGATCTCGACGCACGTGATATGAAAAGCGTGCTCGAGCAGACAGTCCAGTATATCGTCGATCATGATCATGTTGAGGAAGCTCATCAGACCGCTTTGCTGGAAAGTCTGATGGAGCGGGAACGAATTCGCTCGACGGCCATTGGGCACGCAGTTGCGGTTCCCCACGCCTACCTGGAGGGCGTCCCCCGTCCAATGGTGGTCTTCGTTCGTCTGAAACACTCCCTCAACCTGGGTGCTCCCGACCGAATTCCCACCCGATTTGTCTGCGTATTACTTGGTCCGCCCAATGCGGTTCAGGAACATCTGGATGCGCTGACTTTAATCGCTCAGCTGATGTCGGACGATGAGTTCCGTTATGAAGCGGGAGCGGCTCTGAATGAACAGCAACTGGCTGATGCCTTTCAGCATTTTGTTCTGCGTAATTCGCCCGAGGCGAGTGCTCAGGCCAAAATACCGGAAGGAATGCATTTTTCCGGGAAATTCCTCGGAGGAATCATCCAGGACGTGCAACGTCGTGTGCCACATTACGTGAGTGACTTTGTCGATGGGTTGAATGCCAAGACGATCGCGTCCTCTGTCTTCCTGTTCTTTGCCTGCCTGGCTCCGGCGATTACCTTCGGCGGGATTATGGGACAGCAGACCGATGGCAGTATCGGTGCCGTGGAGATGCTGGTTGCGACCGCCGCTTGCGGCGTGATCTACGCGCTAATCGGTGGACAACCGATGACGATTCTCGGTGGGATCGGTCCGATGCTCGTCTTCACCAAGATTTTGTATGACTTATGCCAGAGTTGGGATGTCCAGTTTCTGTCTGCTTATGCCTGGGTTGGTTTCTGGACGGCTGGTTTTCTGTTTCTTTTCGCAGTGACTGAAGCAAGTTGTCTGATGCGCTTCTTTACGCGCTTTACGGATGAAATCTTCGCCGCGCTGATGTCTCTCATCTTCATTTATGAATCTGTGCGCAATCTGCTCGCCATCTTTAATGAAGGATTCGAGAACGGGGGCCGGTCACACGACACCTCATTCCTGTCACTTCTCCTCGCACTCGGCACATTCTATATCGCCATGTCGTTAATGCGAATGCGACGGAGTCGGTATCTGGTTCCGTATATTCGAGAGTTCCTGGCCGATTTTGGTCCTGCTATCGCGATGGGCATCATGATCGCGATAGCCTGGATGTGGAGTGGTGAAGTCGAACTTCATAAATTAACCGCCCCGGCCGGATTTAATACCACTTCGGGTCGCTCTTGGTTGGTTAATCCCTTTGATACACCCGGTTGGCTGCGTATGGCGGCGGCGGGACCGGCTCTGCTGGCGGCATTATTGATCGCGTTATCACAGAATATTACTTCTCGTCTTCTTAACAGCCCTGACCTCAAAATGAAGAAGGGGTCTGCCTATCATTACGACCTGCTGTTAATCGGTTTGATGGTGGGCGTCTGTTCGCTGTTCGGACTTCCCTGGCTTGTCGCGGCGACGGTTCGATCACTGGCCCATGTTCGGGCACTGGCGACAGTCGAAGAAGTGGTCTCTCCCAATGCTGAAACCAAAGAGCAGGTGATTCACGTCAATGAAAACCGTCTGACTGGTCTGGTGATCCATGTCTTTATCGGCTTCTCAATACTCTTATTGCCTTACCTACAGATTACACCTCTGTCTGTCCTGTATGGTCTCTTCCTGTATATGGGTGTGGTTTCTCTGTTTGGGAATCAGTTCTTCGAACGACTGGGTCTACTGGTGATGGATTCGAATCTCTATCCCCAAACCCACTACATGCGCCGCGTTCCTCCCAGAACGATTCACCGCTTTACCATCATTCAGCTTGCCTGTCTGACGGTGCTCTGTTTGGTCAACCTCAGCGATAAACAGTACCTGAAGATCCTCTTCCCGCTCTTCATCGCTCTGTTGGTTCCCGTCCGTCTATTAATGAACAAGCTGTTCCAACGCGACCACCTACTCGCGCTGGACGCCGATGAAGAACCGAAGGAAGAAGAGATGCAGTGGGCAGGGTGA
- the xerD gene encoding site-specific tyrosine recombinase XerD, which translates to MPPRKRPPPGSKFTTEPRQDLSRHYDPFLYYLEAECGMAKNTISAYRTDVGRFVDWYKVEGPNQINEIELNLFSRYIEHLRDTNLSATSIARHLISIKMFFRYMVLEGVILESKAELINSPKLAQKLPSVLSPERVDQLLEAPNHEDAYPLRDKAILSVLYATGCRASELTGLKLRDLYLEEAYCRCLGKGSKERMVNLNPRAITALKKYLKFERPPMTRREDSGYLFVTRSGKKLTRDVVWIMVKRYATRIGAKGNISPHTLRHSFATHMLARGAEIRALQELLGHANISTTQIYTHVDHTRLKNVHSAHHPRG; encoded by the coding sequence ATGCCACCCCGCAAGCGACCACCGCCCGGTTCGAAATTCACGACAGAACCTCGACAGGATCTTAGTCGTCATTACGACCCGTTTCTGTATTATCTGGAAGCAGAATGCGGGATGGCAAAAAACACGATTTCGGCCTACCGGACCGACGTCGGCCGTTTTGTCGACTGGTACAAAGTCGAAGGCCCGAACCAGATCAATGAGATCGAACTGAATCTGTTCTCTCGCTACATTGAGCACCTGCGCGATACTAACCTGAGCGCAACCAGCATTGCTCGACACTTGATCTCCATCAAGATGTTCTTCCGCTATATGGTACTGGAAGGGGTGATCCTCGAAAGCAAAGCGGAACTGATTAATTCACCTAAGCTGGCTCAGAAACTTCCATCTGTCCTCAGCCCGGAGCGTGTCGACCAGCTGCTCGAAGCGCCCAACCACGAAGACGCCTACCCTCTTCGCGACAAAGCGATCCTTTCTGTACTCTATGCCACCGGATGCCGTGCGTCGGAACTCACCGGCTTGAAGCTCCGCGATCTTTACCTGGAAGAAGCTTATTGCCGCTGCCTCGGTAAGGGGAGTAAAGAGCGGATGGTGAATTTGAACCCGCGAGCGATCACGGCACTCAAAAAATATCTGAAGTTCGAACGCCCCCCCATGACCCGTCGCGAAGATTCAGGCTATCTCTTCGTGACCCGATCCGGGAAGAAGCTGACTAGAGACGTCGTCTGGATCATGGTTAAGCGGTACGCCACTCGAATCGGAGCGAAAGGCAATATCAGCCCGCACACCCTCCGACATAGTTTCGCGACCCACATGCTGGCCCGTGGAGCCGAAATCCGCGCCCTGCAGGAACTCCTCGGCCACGCCAACATCAGCACAACGCAAATCTACACCCACGTCGACCACACCCGTCTCAAGAACGTGCATTCGGCCCATCACCCACGGGGCTGA